TTCTTCATAGGAATTGCCTCCACCCATTTGGTAAAAAAATCAGTTGCCATAATAATGAAACTATGACCCTTAGATGAAGCTGGGTAAATTTTACCTATTCAATCGATGGCCCATCTTTTGAATGGTCATGGCTTGAAAATTGAATGTAGTTCATTCCCTGGAGCTTTCTAAATGTCTCTATGCTTCTGACACTGTTGACACCCTTTTGTATAGTTTATACAATCTTTTAAGAAAGTTGGCCAAAAGTGGCCATGTCTCCTAATTATCCATCTCATTATCACCCCGCTTGATGTGCTCCACAGATGCCTTCCTGTACTTGTTTCATCACCTCTATTGCATCTGGGAATCCTAGGCATCTAAGCAACAACCCATCATGACCTCTCCTGTAGAATTCCTCTTCTAACAAGACATAATTCTGAGCTTGCATCTTTATCTTGTGAGGCATTTTCTTTCTAGCACACTTAAGATATTTCTTTAAATCACTCCTCCAGTCTTTAACAATTCTTGCATCCAAACTAAAAGTTTCCACGTTAATTCCTCTCTCAACTATTAAGGGATGCATTCTTTTTTCTAccacaattaatttattagtaagcTCTTCACTCATCTTGATGTCTGAGGCTATCTAAGCTAGTTCAACTGCTTCCTAATTTTCTTCTCTAAGTATATGTAAGAAAGAAACtttcttaaatgaatcaatAATTTGAGTAGCAGTAGTAAAATAAGGAGCTAAAGATTAACTACTACATTTATACTctcttaataattatttaaggaCTAGTTGAGAGTCTCCAATCACCATGACTTCTTTTGCTCTTAGCTCCTATAGAATTTCCAACCCAATCACGAGCGCCTTACACTTAGCTTGGTTGCCGGTACAATCAAATGCTAAATTGAATGATAATGCTATTTTTGTTCATTTGGTGATGTTATGATGACTCCTGCCCCTGCAGATTTTCTGTGCTTGATCCATCAAATTTTAGTATCCATGTTTGGACCTCCATGTTATTCATTGGAAATTCTTGCTATTTACTTTCTCCAAACTTTAAGGACGGGTGGTCAGCCAGAAAATCAACCAATGCCTGTCCTCTCATAGATTTttgaggaaaataaaaaaaattaaaattcagttAAAGCTAAAGACCATTTACCTATTTTCCCTGTGATAAGTGGCTTGCTGAGCATGTATTTTACCAAGTCTATTTGAGATAATACGTACACCCTTGATTTAAGGAGAAAATGTCTTAACTTTGTACAAGCAAAATAAAGTGCCAAACAAGCTTTCTCAATTAGTGAATATTTGATCTCAATAGGAGTTAAAAACCTACTTAATAGTAAATAGCCTGCTCGTGACCcatagagttgttttctgcTAACAAACAACCTATAGATTTATTTGCAGCTGACAAATATAACTTAAGTGGAAATCCATCTCTCGGAGGCATTAAGACCGTCAGTTTTGTCAAAGTATTCTGTGATTCTTTCAAACGCCTTTTGATGGTGATCCTCCCATTTGAACTCTTCTACTTGCTTCAATCTCAATAAGTTTGAGAATTCTTTGGTTTTTATTTCCAAGTTAGAAATAAATCtccttaaataatttacttggCCCAAAAATCTTTGTGGAGGTTTTGCTTTAATAATTGCCTAGGCTTTATTTTTGTCTACCTCCACTCCTCGTTGATGCACCAGAGAACCTAGAAACTTTCCTGCCTAAACTCCAAAAGCACATTTCAATGGGTTCAACTTTAGTCTGTGCTCTCTTATCCTCCGAGAGCTTTTCTTTAGGTGCTTCACGTGGTCAGTAGCTTTTTTAGACTTTACTACTATGTCATCAATATAAACTTCCATATGATGACCTAGCATATCATGAAAAATGGCATTCATGGCCTTTTGATAAGTGGCACctgcattttttaatccaaaggGCATAACAAGCATTTAAATGTCCCTATTGGTCCTGGACATCTAAAAGCAGTTTTAGTAACATTATCTAcagtaattaaaatatgattataacCTAAATAACCATCCATAagagataatattttataagtagTAGTAGCATCAACTAGCATGTCTACTATAGACATTACATACATATATCCTTAGGAGTTGttgtatttaaatttctaaagtCAACATATACCTGTAGCTTTTGATTCTTCTTCATAACAGGCACAATATTGGAAAGCCACTAGGAATACCTTGTGGTCTAATGAAGCTTGCTTTTAgcaatttctcaatttcatcCTTTACCCTGAGTTTGATTTCTTTAGACATTCTCCTGGCTGGTTGTTGATATGGCTTAAATTCTTCCTTGATTGGAAGGCGATGCTCTACCAAGCTCCTGCTCAATCCAGGCATTTCTTCATAGCTCCATgtaaaacaatctttgaactCATGTAGAGTctctataatttcttttctcaaatcttCTAGTAATAATGTGCTAATGTACATCACCCTTGGTTCTTATGAGGTACCAAGGTTAACTTCCTTTAGAGGATCATGTACTCCTGGTTTCACATCTTCAAGTTTTTGGGATGCCATTGCTAATCGTCTACATCAAATTTTGGTTCTTTCTTAAAGATTACCTCAGCTCCATCCACCTCTTGAGAACCAACTCAAGTTTCTCAGAAATTGTTGCTTTTTAAATATAGTGGCTACAGCTGCCGCCAACTCCTCATTAGAGTGCTCAGTCATCAATCTTCTCTATGATGGACTGAGACATCAGCATGTGGGGTTACGATGGTTGTGGGTTTGAGAAGTGCTTTAATCTGGCTGTCAATTTCTTCTCTGCACATATAAACATGTTTAGGATCtccattcttttttcttcctgTGAATCTAATTGGCCCAAAAtctaaatcataaattttggCTTCTATTGCATCTGAACAAGTAAAAAAAGGTTTTCTATCCGCCCATACCACCTCCACATCATTGCCCttctaaaaaagtaaaaattggTGAAGGAAGATGGTACACACCAATTGGCATGAATCCAATCTCTCCCCAATAAAACATTGTAACTAGGAGAAGAATTTACAACAAAGAAAGCGGATGATGAAGTCTTACTTCCAGTAGTAATAGCACACCCATAAGGGGTAGGGACCCTCCTAATACAAAGGTGCCTTACATCAATTGATCTTCCTGCATGTTATCATCAGAACTCCCAATAGAAGATAACAAATCATCATCCTCATCAGAGTTACCTATATCTTTAGTGGCCTTTCTGCAGAATTTAGATTTTCCTTTGCTTGGAGTCTCCATTATTccctgttttcttttttcctcagCCTTCTGTCTCTGTATTCTTCTTTTCTAAGTCTTGTCAACGATACCTCGGGGAACTTTTCGTGCTGCAACCTATACCACTAATAACTTGGTTGCACTCTAGGTGGTACAATAAACCTGGCTTGTCCCCTTGAAACTTTAGACTTTGAGAAGAAAATGGCATTCTCTTCTGAAGCTCTTTGGAAAAAGGGGTAAAACAAAAAATCTCTTTACTTCTTGATTCTCTTTGATGGGTAAAAACCTCTTAGGAGCCCAAACTTTATCAAACACCTTTCTTGGGTTGAACCTCCACCTTCCTTCCCTTCTTTTGCTCTGCCTTTCTATTTAACAAGGTTCTTAGATCAAACACTGTAGTGTTGATTGAAGCTACAGGTGGGAAAGGATCTTCATCAATAAGCATGGCCTCCTTTTTCTCTTGTAATTTTAGGATTCCTTTATTAATCATGTCTTGAACCATATTCTTGAAAGCCCAATAGGAGTTAGTTGCATAATTAACAATATTATAATACTTATAGTAGTCCTTTCCCttaatctcttctttaagagGAAACTTATGATCTGGTGGAAGCTTGATGAATTTCTCATTGAGTAAGAAATCAAATATCTCTTCAATCTTAGAGACATCAAACGTATACTGTGGAGATGCATTACTAGCGTAGGATTTTTTCCAAGTCTCAGGGACCTTCTTCACCAAAGATGGGCAAAAACTTCCTGTATTACAGAAATCTGCTACTGCTACTTCTGGAGAATTGATATCCTGATAGTACGTCCCCATATtagatttcttcttttgattttcttctttgaatAGTTCTTCGTATTCAGCCACTTTTGCTGCGAGCTCGTAAAAATCCCAAGACTCCATTCCTTGAAATTTCTTTCTCAGTTCAATATCTAATCCTCTTTGTGCCatcttcataaattttatctcAAGTAAGAAAATTTTGCATCTATTCCTCATCTTTTTAAACCTGGCAATGAAGAGATTGGTAGTCTCCCCTACCCTTTGAGTTATCCTGGACAATTCAATAATGCATACTTCAGGTTCAACCCTGAAGAACTGAGAATGGAACTATCTCTCCATTTCCTGCCAAGTTAGAATAAAATTCTTAGGGAGAGTAGCGTACCATGTGAATGCAGCACCaattaaagaatttgaaaataacctcaatttgaaatttataaaattttcataattagcCAGTTCACCACACTATATGATAAACCCAGCTATGTGTTCAAGGGTTGACTTCCTCTAGCTCTTTATGAGTTTATTATGAGCTTCCTCCATATACTTTTGAGCAACCTCTACTTGCATTCTGAAAACATCAATCATAGGATTTTCATTCCTCAATTTGAACTAAAGGTAATATTTCACCTTCTTCTCCAACAACAGCATTTCCTGTTAGAGGGATAAGTGCCTCACGTGATTGGACATCTTGAAGCACCATGTTCTTTTCAATCTGCTCCATAATGTGAGGAACAAGGCCTTTTGTCCTGCTTCATCAGCAGTAACTGGCATCCTGGGACCCCATGATGTCCTTTCCAGTAATGCTTCTTATTTTAAGTGCCATAAGCACTAGTTCCACCGAGCGTGCTAAATTATGTTTAGTGAAAAATTGAATGTTGAGCGTGCCACATGTGTAAGGTACAAGAACCATTAAAACTGAATTGCGCTTTGACTTCTATAATCAGAGTAATTGTGAATTCCTAAGCTCTTTTACCACAATTTGCTTAGATCCTCAAGGCACcacaaaaatcaattaaatagtaaatgaTTGGTATTTAGTTTGCTAGGGAATTGTATAAACATTGAATGTTTAGGATGAGCTGAAAACTTGTATTAAAttgatgtttgaaataaacataagGACAAggaaatgattaaaaaataaaacttgcTGGAAACTAAAAGTATTTGCAGAGAAATTGTGTTTGAGatatttgagttttgcagTAGTGTTGTTGATGTcgatcctttttttttcttggatGTTGCCTTGCTCTTTTTTATAGAGATCCATATGTTTCAGTTTACTTAAGTATCTTTCCCCATGTTGTGTGCCTTCAGGACCCATTATCTCCTGCTTCTTTGGGAAATGGGAGTAACTGACTCTCTTCTCTTTCCACTACTCCTTTTTCACGTGCCTTTGTTAACCTCCCACTATCCaaacaattaatttagttaacctaattaaattaatctgattaattatttaaataattatagattttGATCTTTTGGGCTTTCCGTTTATTTTTTGGCCCAACAATTATTTCTAAGCTCAACATCCTTATTAAACATTTTATTGTTacgatattatattttattttagtaccTATTAGTAGAGGTTTTGacaattttatgtttaaaggTGTTTTGatgctttctttattattcaaatatgATGAAATCCTTTAGAGCAATTACTATTAAGATctaatagttaaattttattatatttttcattgaGTTGTAtgaattatcaaatttaaaccACTATATTAATGGCAAATGTACAATAAATAACTATGGAGATTTGAATTCGAACCCTAAAGAGCTAACTTACAacaaaattattgtttttttcaaataatatcatagttacatatatatatatattgttgttGAAGGAATAGAGGCCGTTTCGGCTCTTGGAGAGCTCCGTGACCGTTCAAGGGAAGGTCCACCAATGATTGATAGGCCATTCCCCCCTTATCCGTCTCTTGATCCCCGGGTGGGCGTCGGCCGGTCTTTCGACCAGATCCCCCTAAAAACCGTACGTGCGGGTGTCCCCGCATGCGGCTCACGCCATTCGAGGTGGTCCAGCCTAGCAGCTAGCATATGGGGGCAAAGTTCAACACCACATGGGAAAAATCGACAGTAATCCTGGCACAAGCTGCGCTATACATCGTTAGTAATTTTCGATTCCTCGGGTAGTCTCCTCTATAAAGGCATTCcagcttatatatatatatatatatatatatatatatatatgtgtgtgtgtgtgtgtgtgtgtgtgtgtgtgtgtgtgttgcTATAACTTAACAGAATTAAGCACTACTTTAGTGGCAGACTATACAATCACTATAGTGACCTGAGTTTAAATCCTAGGGAGCAAgtttacaataatttttttattttaaatactacAAGAGTTGAATATGATTTATTGGAATCAATAGTAAAATACCTTATGGCAACTAAGAGGGGGTGAATTGGTTGTttacaaaaatcaattttaattaaaaacttttaCTTTGAAAAGCTTGAGTATTAAAACCAATATTTGCATAAGCAAATAATCAAAGCAATTGAACAATTCTCAATATAGAATgcaagaataaattaaaacatatagcaaatataaatataaaaaatataaaagtgtaAGAAAGAGAGattcaaacacaagatttatagtggttcaaCCAACTCCTtgcctacatccactcctcaagcTTCAGTTGAGATTTCCACTATCAATGATCTTTTTACGGGTGCAAGATCAAACTCAAATATTTTCAAGCTCACATTCAAACTTCTTACAAGTGTTGTGATGGCTAACACTCGAACCTAAGTGTTTTTTTATGGCTAATACTCAAAtccaaatatttttcaaaggCTAACACTCAAACCTTCAAATTCAAGTGTTTTATTGCTCACACTCAAACCAAGTACTTTTCTATGACTAACACCCAAAACTTCAAATCCAAATATTTAATGGCTCACACTCAAACCCTTACAATAGAGAATAAtttagagaagaaagaaatcaagttCACTCTTACAAATATAACTCAATAGTAAAAAGTAGAGTGAACTTACAACCCTCAAACAAAAGTATTTCAACCTGACAAATGAAACACAAGAAGATTTGATGATGAATTCTATGCTCAAAGATGTAAGAAGATGTTTTCCACTtgtattttatcttttgagAGCTTAAAAACCTTCAATTTAATGTTCCAAGTGAGTATTTATAGTGTTTTTCCTCCATACAGCAGTTACAAAAATTAGTTAGCTCAAATTTCTCTAACAACTATAAAAGCGTCATTAAATGTACTGTCAGCACGAATTTCATTGTCAAAAAATCCTTGTCGTGGTCGCAACCTCTACTGGACTATTTTTGCTCTTTTTTGTAGTCGTGATTTTTATTACTTCATGATTTTATCTTGATCTTCATCTTGGAATACCTATTAAAAACAACAATATTACAcaaaattgttagtaataataatgtttTGCATCATTAAAAGCACATACAAAATCTTGGGATTAATAAATAGATTGAGAAGCGATTTTATAGATCAATAGCTCCAATTACCTTTTCTAGTTATAccttctatatttattttttatatttttcttttattataatagtGCACCCATATAAATGTGGTTCTCTCCTACTATTACAAAATTGTGGATATTGAAACATATCTTGCTCATCTTATgcataaatacaaaatttctATCTgcaatttgtaaataaaatattttttaatcaaatatggatattactaatttaaatataagtcattaaaaaataacctaaCAAATTATAGTCCCTGGTTATATGAATTACCATTACCTTTGGTTATATCAAATCACCATTAATTCTAGGTGTAATACAAAATCACTATTGTTGGAATAAGATCCTATTGTAATAAGTCAAGAAGAggttcatatttatttactcagTTACAAGCATTCCCTCTCCAATTACATGACCAAGCATTCGGTTATTTACTCAAATTTCAAGCATTTCCTCtctaa
The sequence above is drawn from the Ricinus communis isolate WT05 ecotype wild-type chromosome 7, ASM1957865v1, whole genome shotgun sequence genome and encodes:
- the LOC8287607 gene encoding uncharacterized protein LOC8287607: METPSKGKSKFCRKATKDIGNSDEDDDLLSSIGSSDDNMQEDQLMSLVEHRLPIKEEFKPYQQPARRMSKEIKLRVKDEIEKLLKASFIRPQGATYQKAMNAIFHDMLGHHMEVYIDDIVVKSKKATDHVKHLKKSSRRIREHRLKLNPLKCAFGV